ACTGCCCTCCGCCAGGATCCCATCTCCATAGATAAGCACTGTGATGTTCTTACTTGTGGGGCCTGTctaaggaaagaaaagggggaaaattaaGGGAAACTCATGTCATGCATCCCCATCCCCAATTTTTCCAGCAACTTCTCTCACCAAGGTGAGGTTGCACCAGTCCACTTGGAATCGAGGGCTGAAGCTGTCGTAACATGAAATAATGGGCTGCTGCTCCAATTTGCACCGGACAAGGTTGCTAGGGGACTTGGCCTCCGTCAAGCACTCTGTGAAAGGATCCTTGGAACCCACCTTGATGTAAACACTGCAAGGAAGGAGGAATGAAAGAACACTAAAAAAGAAAGTTTAAAGTTTTCCCTCATGAATCTTGAAGACTCAGTGAACAAGGTAAAATGTTGGTAGCAATTTTGAACAAAATACTTTTCGAATTACAATCCCCATAAATTCTGAGCACTGTAGACTGAAAAAGTAACTGTTCCAAGCTGGTAGCATTAAATAAACTACTACCACACCTCTATTTCCATGGCAAAGATTCTTTAATCCCTTACCCTTCCTTCCTGTTTTCAATTGGCAAAGGAACACGGCCACCTCGGTCCAAAGCTGAGGTAATGTTGACCACAGTTAAACCTTCTTGTTCCCACATGCTGTCCACAGCTTGCTGGAAAAGTTCCTGGGCATCAATGGGTAACATTTCTTCCACATCCCAGTTCTTTACCAGAAAATCTGCTTGATATGGCATCTCTCCATCTACACAGAAACAAGGAACAACAGGATATGAAAAAATAGAACTTCTTTATTTTTTGCAACTTTTATACTACTATTTTTGCTAGACCTTGTTTTAAATTGGGTGTAAGATGTAACAGAGGTGGGATGTATTCCTGAGTATTCCTGACATAAGGCAACCTTATAAAAAATATGGAATTGCACGTTTACACTTTTCTGAAAATAAAGCTGGCCAAAGTCAAAAGGGGAGTTAGGGGCAGGAGAGACAAACTGGGACATGTTAAacgcagatttttttttttttttttaaataggatgacagaggattaaaaaGGATTGTCCCTGCCAAACTGGAATAATTGGAGGAAATGACAGTGGAATCATaaatgttgttgaaagctttcatggccagaatcactgggctgctgcaagtttttcgggctgtatggcaatgttccagaagcattctctcctgacgtttcaccaggagagaaaggcatcctcagagcttgtgaggtatattggaaactaggcaagggaggtttgtatatctgtggaaggtccagggtgggagaaaaaactcttgtcctttggaggcaagtgtaaatgttgtaattaatcaccttgattaacatttaatggcctttcagcttcaaggcctggctggttcctgcttggggaatcctttgttgggaggtgttagctggccctgtctggaattgcttcctgtctggaattcccctgttttcagtgtgttgttctttatttaccatccTGGTTTTAGacttctttaatactggtagccagattttgttcattttcattgtttcctcctttctgttgaaattgtcaacatgtttgtggatttctatggcttctctgtgtagtctgacatggtggttgtcagagtggttcagcatttctgtgttctcaaataatatgctgtgtccaagttggttcatcaagtgctctgctgtggctgacttttCTGATTGAGTTAGTTTTCAGTacttttcttgtttcttgattcatgtttgggcgctgccattggtggtccctatgtaaatatgcgtagatcaataggtttcgctccagcggaaaggtaacagcgctccatgcagtcatgccagccacatgaccttggaggtgtctacggacaatgccggctctttggcttagaaatggcgatgagcactaacccccaggattggacatgactagacttaatgtcaggggaaaatctttacctttacttatgtaaacgtcaggagagaatgcttctggaacatggctatacagcccggaaaactcacagcaacccaggaatcATAAGTGTTTTCACTCTCTAGTGTGAAAGAGCCCTGGAGAGTCAGAGATTTCCATCTCCTGATTTAAAACAAATCAGAAGGAATATCTCTACTAAAAGTAATAGAAATGGGAGACATGTAGACACAAAGCAGGGTTAATATGCAGCATGGTGTGTGTGAAACGTGAAACATTTACCTGGAGATGTTAAAATATTGATGATCATTGTTTGCCTCACAGTTTCATAGGTATACCTGTTATACGCCATCACCTGGTCCAAAGAAGAGTAAAAGCCTTtgtgtcaaataaataaataacagaagaATTTTCTTAATATATCCCATCACCCatcaagaaagaaaatatatttccagAGACGATAAACACAGAGGTAAAatattttcctctgtagacaAAATAACAGCCACTGAAGAAAGATTAAAAGCTGGGACACAGAAAGCAAAACTCACAGAAGTCTAATCCTGTCCTCTTTGAGGATAGAAAATATTCAGCATCAGAATATTTAAGTATTCATGTATATATTAAAGTTACATTCCATGTTAACTGTAGTAATTCCATGCTTTGAACTGAACCTACTATCAAAGAGAGAACCATTTTTTCACAGCCCTTCAGCAGACAGTACTCCATAAATCAAGACATATGACTATCCTACCAGATATACCCAAGCAAAAATGTGGCTCTGGGATTAAACACAGTGAAAGCTGCACCTAAACCTAGGCTGAGAACACTCTCAGGTAATACCATGAGCAACATTTACAGTCTTTCTGTCCAGTGGAGAAGTATAAAATGTACATACCTCAATTGTCTGCACACCAACATCTTCACTTGTTGCAGACCCATAGAGATACCCCATCTCAAAGGGGGTGCGTTGAGTGTAGCGCAGCCACCGAGGCAAGTCAGGGTGATGCAGAAGATTAGCATGGAAGGTAATGGGAACATCAGGAGGAAGGTCTGCAAAATGTCAGGCCCAGGTcaagttattattacagtagagtctcacttatccaagcctcgcttatccaagcttctggattattcaagccatttttgtagacaatgtgttcaatacattgtgatatttgggtgctaaattcgtaaatacagtaattacaacataacattactgcgtattgaactactttttctgtcaaatttgttgtataacatgatgttttggtgctaaatttgtaaaattataacctaatttgatgtttaataggcttttccttaatccctccttattattcaagatattcgtttatccaagcttctgctggcccatttagcttggataagtgagactctactgtaccaccttatcacattgagaaatttcccagtagtaagacacttcagcctctttccaAGAATAGAAAAGCACTGAGTATATCACATgaattaaactacttctggctgtcatgcatagccgTCCGTgtagttgaaaagaggcagaagtgtgctGAAAGAAGGGAACTCCAGCAATCAACCTCATCAccttgagaaatttccccctcataggacacttcaacttcttttctagcatggagagACACGgaactcatcacatgttccagtgttgaaaagaggcagaaatgtccagaaaggagggaactctgaacacggaACAGCAATTGTGtttagagctcctacctcttatcacactttattcacatctttacaactgaaaaacaggtttcacatcctgtttcattgcccaactatCAGCAATGGTTTTAATCTGGATCCATGTCTCTTGTATCCAATaagctttgatgcagaaccataggatcccatggaaaaaaatgaatttaaactGATGTCAGTTTCCTTTAATGTGAGGGGCTTTGggaagggatctcttggttttcagatattgttatttctcctgattaaaaacaaaaaagtaatactaaccttgtgatgaatgtaagatgaatgtattgccagcttttaagtttccacatgtgagtgtgatggggaggcagaacataAAATGGGACTGCTGACAATATAAGAGGAGTGATCTCTACTCTttccccatgctttcccctctcaatgtgataaggtggttaaacctttgttttaacttctgttttattatcttcttgtgttttaaactgtgtatattgttggtatatttgtgctgttacttttgtaacattatgagccgccccgagtccccacggggagatggtggcggggtataaataaagtttttattattattattattataaagtggtgCTTCCACCACCAGGGAAATTTAGATATTTTCAAGCTCCCCAAATCTCTGAATGGCCAAAAAGGTCAGAGTGAGACCAGGAATAGGTGTGCCATCAAGGCTATTTGAAGCCATGAGACTTTAGGCTGAGACCTAGAGATGCCCCTTTTGTTGGTATCACAAAAGTGTGTGGGGAGTTCATCTTATATCCCGCCAAATTCCTCTCAGGCAATCCCACCACTGTGGTCAGATGTGGAGTTTCTACCCCTCAGTCAGTCAACTTAAGACTCCCATGATGCTCACTACATTCAAAGCTTGTTTCCACGATATCTCTATGATGCtaactctttttctctccttcatttccttccatttctaaggacctcatcacagaaTTTGTCCCATCCCCGTCCCTCCATTTCtatacactttaaaaacagtttaaagactGAGTCCCATGTAGCCCTTTATATGATGAAAGACTGATAATACTGACAATGATGGTTTGGAGATGGACTTAATCATACTTAGACATACTGAAATCACTTGGATTTCCACAGCAATCGCCGGCAAAATGGAAGATGTGTGTGGCGCCTCCCAGCAACCCGTGCACCTTCTTTtgtcccccatcacatggggcatTGGACAAGGCACATTGGCACACTGTCCCTGCCCCCATCAGATAGGGGGAAAGGGCCAAAAGTGTGGATAGCTCCAGCTCTGATGGAGTTACCGAAAAGACAACTTACCTTCTGTTGTTGGCGAGAAAGCATCTTGCAACGATTCCTCGCCATAGATAACCAGTCAGTTCTACATGCCAATTCATTGTGTTCCTCCAGCAATAATGAGGTCAAACTTCCTTTCACTGGCTTTTTGGACTAGAAGAGTGCTATTATATGGGGAAAGGATGTATCAAttgttctttttcatttaatGGGTGTAGAAAACTGAGAGAATATAACCATCGGACAGAGAATGTAAAGTCCCCACTGTAGATTGTATGTAATGTTTTCTGATGTATAGaatgtagtagtagtattaatatgCTTTGCTTTACTCTAGTAAAagtattttaactttgttttagtttgtttgtttgtacatTGGTATataggttttgttttaatttgtctaAATAAAGTAAATGATTAAGAagtaaaagagagagaggaaaccaGAACAGTAACAATGACAGACTAACTTAGAATGCCTAACCTTTATCATCCATGGTGGAAGGAAAGGCATCCTTGAAGCCCTCTTGTTCCAGTTCGTGGACAAAGATCTCCCCAACCACAGCAGTGAGAGTCAGAACAGGGAGGGTGATAGCCAAGCCCTGGCTGAAAAGAAGTCCTATTGGATAAAGCGGTGTGAGATTACTTCCAATATCCTGATTTAACCATATtaaggagaatcatagaatcataaggctGGAAGGGAGCATAAGTCAAGTCCTCTACCATGCAACAATATACTACAAAGGTGGTCTGGACACATATTGTCATCTAACCTCTGTTTGTCCATGGCTCTTTTGCTAAAAAGCTGAAATATATATCCACTCAACAATAGTGTTCTCTGACAAGAAAACTTGGTTATTTCTATGCTTAGAGTAGCAACAACATTCACTTTTACTTGGTtcagtagatgcaccctaagagagCTTGGAACCTTACTGTACATATTCTagtgtttcttttgttttgttttcaaaaccCTAGAGCATAAcaaacattttattgtttttgttctcCTTCTCTCTTCATTTTCTCTGTAATTTGTTACCTTTTGTTACAACAGCTGCTAGGTATGATAGTTGCTATTTTATGCCAGTGTTATCATGTGGCAAATTGCTTTCGGAGCTAACCTTGGATGAAaaatgagatataaatattttatataaatgtaGAAGTTGGTAAATGAATCCTTTTGTGCTGTCCAGGTAGCAGTGAAAAGCTGAACCCAGTTTCCAAACTGTACAGAGGCCAGAAAGAATTGGACTTCCAAATTGTCAGTGTGTGCTTCTTTACAGCCTAGCTTTGCGAAAAGAATGACTTGTGCTTTCTGTTCTCTGTGTCCTACCTTTGAAAGTTTTTAGCATTCAAAACTTTTCTTACTCTGGCTTGCTatatttatagcagtggttcccaacctgtggtcagtgagaactaaaatatggtccacagcctcaccattactactacagataataacacagacCAATCAAAAAATGTcttagtgtcttcatttttaggcttattcctggggttatttggggtgctgattcagaaaattgaattagataaaccacatcagctcgagattattaaatatggttttctgtgaccGAGCAAATGGCGACTGCTGGATGGCAGatcttctgtatcagaaactagagctgatgtggtctatctaatgcagttttctgaatcagcaccccaaataaccaaaccgaatctaaagttgaccaaaaacttattcgtaacccttttggtactaatataggagagtggtccctggttaaagtggtccctgatcaagtggtccctgctcaagtgatccctggt
This sequence is a window from Anolis carolinensis isolate JA03-04 chromosome 6, rAnoCar3.1.pri, whole genome shotgun sequence. Protein-coding genes within it:
- the sgca gene encoding alpha-sarcoglycan; protein product: MAGPRLIGNCFLAGLLFSQGLAITLPVLTLTAVVGEIFVHELEQEGFKDAFPSTMDDKDLPPDVPITFHANLLHHPDLPRWLRYTQRTPFEMGYLYGSATSEDVGVQTIEVMAYNRYTYETVRQTMIINILTSPDGEMPYQADFLVKNWDVEEMLPIDAQELFQQAVDSMWEQEGLTVVNITSALDRGGRVPLPIENRKEGVYIKVGSKDPFTECLTEAKSPSNLVRCKLEQQPIISCYDSFSPRFQVDWCNLTLTGPTSKNITVLIYGDGILAEGSEFNPPDNVSDREFFSDFLLTFLLPFLLGLLLALILAYIMCCRREGVHKRDVKTSDIQMVHHHTIHDNTEELREMAGSRDVPRPLSTLPMFNVRTGERTNPMQSRRYDSAQVPLILAQQ